Proteins from one Deinococcus actinosclerus genomic window:
- the dkgB gene encoding 2,5-didehydrogluconate reductase DkgB, whose translation MTVPKFGLGTFRLKDDVVRRVVADALELGYRAIDTAQGYDNEGEIGEVLAASGVPRADVYLTTKIKPANYRRDALLDSLRVSLEKLRVEQVDLTLIHWPVPNGEVHPEEYLSALAEAREQGLTREIGVSNFNIAGLRRAREILGGVPLATNQVEIHPYLQNRKLVEFARGEGLHLTSYMTLAVGKVMDDPVLRDIAGAHGANPAQVALAWALAQGFSVIPSSTKRENLAGNLRAQDLQLTAEDLDRIAALDVGEAARIASPESARPVWD comes from the coding sequence ATGACCGTACCGAAGTTCGGATTGGGAACGTTCCGCCTGAAGGATGACGTGGTCCGCCGGGTGGTCGCGGACGCGCTGGAGCTGGGCTACCGCGCCATCGACACGGCGCAGGGCTACGACAACGAGGGCGAGATCGGCGAGGTGCTCGCCGCGAGTGGCGTGCCGCGCGCGGACGTGTACCTCACCACGAAGATCAAGCCTGCCAACTACCGCCGGGACGCGCTGCTGGACAGCCTGCGCGTCAGCCTGGAGAAACTGCGCGTGGAGCAGGTGGACCTGACCCTGATCCACTGGCCGGTCCCGAACGGCGAGGTGCACCCCGAGGAGTACCTGTCGGCGCTGGCCGAGGCGCGCGAGCAGGGCCTGACGCGCGAGATCGGCGTGTCGAACTTCAACATTGCCGGGCTGCGCCGGGCCCGCGAGATCCTGGGCGGCGTGCCGCTGGCGACGAATCAGGTGGAGATCCACCCGTACCTCCAGAACCGGAAACTGGTGGAGTTCGCCCGTGGGGAGGGCCTGCACCTCACGTCGTACATGACGTTGGCGGTCGGGAAGGTCATGGACGACCCGGTGCTGCGCGACATCGCCGGGGCGCACGGCGCGAACCCCGCGCAGGTGGCGCTCGCGTGGGCGCTGGCGCAGGGCTTCAGCGTGATTCCCAGCAGCACAAAACGCGAGAACCTCGCCGGGAACCTGCGCGCCCAGGACCTTCAGCTGACCGCCGAGGACCTGGACCGCATCGCGGCGCTGGACGTGGGCGAGGCCGCCCGCATCGCCAGCCCGGAGAGCGCCCGGCCCGTCTGGGACTGA
- the pnp gene encoding polyribonucleotide nucleotidyltransferase, translating to MIGKTYKTMLGERELSIETGKLAKLVSGSVTLRYGDTVVLVTAQAREEKSTLDFLPLTVEFEERHYAVGKIPGSFHRREGRPGEKAILSARITDRQIRPLFPKGYRHETQVIITVLSADQQNLPDVLGPIGASAALSISDIPWNGPTACVRVGQIDGQFILNPTADQLERSRMDLVVAGTRDAVMMVEAGAQNVAEEDLVAAIEFAHAGMQGVLTLIEQMRAELGQEKFNFLADGDLSTDLVPELAEAARAAGLRDALLTAKKKDRSAAIKALRDRLIQARIPDGEVEGAEERLVALKSAFGKVEKQELRRLILEDDLRADGRNSRTVRPIWIETRALPRAHGSAIFTRGETQVLGVATLGTERDEILVDDLTTETGDKFLLHYNFPPYSTGEVKRMGGQSRREIGHGNLAKRAIRAVLPTFEEFPYVIRLVGEVLESNGSSSMATVCSGTLALMDAGVPIKAPVAGVAMGLVMEGDKYRVLTDILGLEDALGDMDFKVCGTADGITALQMDIKVGGITPQVMREALAQAREGRLHILGKMAEVLAAPRAELSPTAPRIVSIKINPELIGKVIGPGGKQIRELEAMGAQVTVEEDGTIRIFSADGAAAEAVKARIEGITREAKVGEEFDGTVVKTAPFGAFVNLFPGQDGMLHISQMSEERINAVEDVLNVGDKLRVKIANIDDRGKIDLIRPELEGKIAPREPRPARSGDRGDRGGRPPRRD from the coding sequence ATGATCGGAAAGACTTACAAGACGATGCTCGGGGAGCGCGAACTGAGCATCGAGACGGGCAAGCTTGCCAAGCTGGTGAGCGGCTCCGTGACCCTGCGCTACGGCGACACGGTCGTGCTGGTGACCGCGCAGGCCCGTGAAGAGAAGAGCACCCTGGACTTCCTGCCGCTGACGGTGGAGTTCGAGGAGCGTCACTACGCCGTCGGGAAGATTCCCGGCAGCTTCCACCGCCGCGAGGGCCGCCCCGGCGAGAAGGCGATCCTGTCGGCGCGCATCACCGACCGCCAGATCCGCCCGCTGTTCCCCAAGGGTTACCGCCACGAGACGCAGGTCATCATCACGGTTCTCAGCGCCGACCAGCAGAACCTGCCGGACGTGCTGGGTCCCATCGGCGCCTCGGCCGCGCTGAGCATCAGTGACATCCCCTGGAACGGCCCGACCGCGTGCGTGCGCGTGGGCCAGATCGACGGGCAGTTCATCCTGAACCCCACCGCCGACCAGCTCGAGCGCAGCCGCATGGACCTCGTCGTGGCGGGTACCCGCGACGCCGTGATGATGGTCGAGGCCGGCGCGCAGAACGTGGCCGAGGAAGATCTGGTGGCCGCGATCGAGTTCGCGCACGCCGGGATGCAGGGCGTCCTGACGCTGATCGAGCAGATGCGCGCCGAGCTGGGCCAGGAGAAGTTCAACTTCCTGGCCGACGGCGACCTGAGCACGGACCTCGTGCCGGAACTGGCCGAGGCGGCGCGCGCCGCGGGCCTGCGCGACGCGCTGCTGACCGCCAAGAAGAAGGACCGCTCGGCGGCCATCAAGGCGCTGCGTGACCGCCTGATCCAGGCGCGCATCCCTGACGGTGAGGTCGAGGGTGCCGAGGAGCGCCTCGTAGCCCTTAAGAGCGCCTTCGGGAAGGTCGAGAAGCAGGAACTGCGCCGCCTGATCCTCGAAGACGACCTGCGCGCCGACGGCCGCAACAGCCGCACCGTGCGGCCCATCTGGATCGAGACGCGGGCGCTGCCCCGCGCGCACGGCAGCGCGATCTTCACGCGCGGCGAGACGCAGGTGCTCGGCGTGGCGACCCTGGGCACCGAACGCGACGAGATCCTCGTGGACGACCTGACCACCGAGACCGGCGACAAGTTCCTGCTGCACTACAACTTCCCCCCCTACAGCACCGGCGAGGTCAAGCGCATGGGCGGGCAGTCCCGCCGCGAGATCGGGCACGGCAACCTCGCCAAGCGCGCCATCCGCGCCGTGCTGCCCACCTTCGAGGAGTTCCCGTACGTCATCCGCCTCGTGGGCGAGGTGCTGGAATCCAACGGGTCGAGCAGCATGGCGACCGTCTGCTCCGGCACGCTGGCCCTCATGGACGCGGGCGTGCCCATCAAGGCCCCCGTGGCGGGCGTCGCGATGGGTCTGGTCATGGAAGGCGACAAGTACCGCGTCCTGACCGACATCCTGGGCCTGGAAGACGCGCTGGGCGACATGGACTTCAAGGTGTGCGGCACCGCCGACGGCATCACCGCCCTGCAGATGGACATCAAGGTGGGCGGCATCACCCCGCAGGTCATGCGTGAAGCCCTGGCGCAGGCCCGCGAGGGTCGCCTGCACATCCTCGGCAAGATGGCCGAGGTGCTCGCCGCGCCCCGCGCCGAACTGAGCCCCACCGCGCCCCGCATCGTGAGCATCAAGATCAACCCCGAACTGATCGGCAAGGTCATCGGGCCCGGCGGCAAACAGATCCGCGAACTCGAAGCCATGGGCGCCCAGGTCACCGTGGAAGAGGACGGCACCATCCGTATCTTCAGCGCGGACGGCGCCGCCGCCGAGGCCGTCAAGGCCCGCATCGAGGGCATCACCCGCGAGGCGAAGGTCGGCGAGGAATTCGACGGTACCGTCGTCAAAACCGCCCCCTTCGGCGCGTTCGTCAACCTCTTCCCCGGCCAGGACGGCATGCTCCACATCAGCCAGATGAGCGAGGAACGCATCAACGCCGTCGAGGACGTCCTGAACGTCGGCGACAAGCTGCGCGTGAAGATCGCCAACATCGACGACCGCGGCAAGATCGACCTGATCCGCCCCGAACTCGAAGGCAAGATCGCCCCCCGCGAACCCCGCCCCGCCCGCAGCGGCGACCGCGGAGACCGCGGCGGCCGCCCACCCCGCCGCGACTGA
- a CDS encoding transglycosylase domain-containing protein: MRALNILGGALLAGAAGVGGLWFAWGRDLPSVSDLDVLEFSGQTRVYDRAGTLVGTLTPSLSSGGSVNRDLLKAGQISPWLQKAVVTSEDRRFYQHGGVDVIGIGRGLLKGLLKNDLEGGSSITQQVVKNTLLADLHGARTPERKFKEAVLAYQLERNFEKKQILNAYLNVIYWGDGGSSDIIGAGGAAHAYFGKDASALNLAESVYLATIIPAPNRRYKEFRSYRPLMKSLLTRMVEDGQVTQAEADAAWKTPIYPAGWRLGWNADGTLRSANLERPDRLGENLQRTEGARRYPNFYYLQGVEKELLPLIGRKALYGGGKIYTGMSAQAQAAAEQASRDARLPDGATLGAALVRPDSGEVLALVGQKLTDARPSDWNNATQARRQVGSSVKPLLYALALEKGWKQSDTVLDAPIQGDYQPMNYNRRWTGRYVTMRYSLDHSLNLPTVRIGQELGIPTFEAKLRDLGLTPPANAGLSLTIGTLEASPLQMASAYATFANGGLYYAPTLVRKVEDARGKVIYTRAAPTPKRVWDARAAWLGLDMLRGVVNDLTASQGGLATRALIPGWPVGGKTGTTNDIKDLWFAGVTPTVAGAVWVGKQEGGALPGWAYSGEIPTPVWQQAVAGALAGQPEAAFRQPDGVTYRVVRNVNMAFRTEEADNDPVARDGSGSNSGFFGRRRQPAPTVQPSPAPDPDPAPVPTEEVAVPEPTPEATPEPTPVDAIPATPPEPQVQPDPTPAPEPVTPDTAPDVPVQNPPEPLPTEPDPNAIPDQNPGDQSETPADPTIPDGQDTTEPINEIPPLN; the protein is encoded by the coding sequence ATGAGAGCCTTGAACATCCTGGGCGGCGCGCTGCTCGCCGGTGCAGCTGGCGTGGGCGGCCTGTGGTTCGCGTGGGGCCGCGACCTGCCCAGCGTGTCCGACCTGGACGTCCTGGAGTTCAGCGGCCAGACCCGCGTGTACGACCGCGCCGGGACGCTGGTGGGGACCCTGACGCCCAGCCTGAGCAGCGGCGGCAGCGTGAACCGCGACCTGCTCAAGGCCGGGCAGATCAGCCCCTGGCTTCAGAAGGCCGTGGTGACCAGCGAGGACCGCCGTTTCTACCAGCACGGCGGCGTGGACGTGATCGGCATCGGACGCGGCCTCCTGAAGGGCCTGCTGAAAAACGACCTGGAGGGCGGCAGCTCCATCACGCAGCAGGTCGTGAAGAACACCCTGCTGGCCGATCTGCACGGCGCGCGCACCCCGGAACGCAAGTTCAAGGAGGCGGTGCTGGCCTACCAGCTGGAACGCAACTTCGAGAAGAAGCAGATCCTGAACGCGTACCTGAACGTCATCTACTGGGGCGACGGGGGCAGCAGCGACATCATCGGGGCGGGCGGCGCCGCGCACGCGTACTTCGGGAAGGACGCCTCGGCCCTGAACCTCGCCGAGAGCGTGTACCTCGCTACGATCATCCCCGCACCCAACCGCCGCTACAAGGAATTCAGGTCGTACCGCCCCCTGATGAAAAGCCTCCTGACCCGCATGGTCGAGGACGGACAGGTCACGCAGGCCGAGGCGGACGCCGCCTGGAAGACCCCGATCTACCCGGCCGGGTGGCGGCTGGGCTGGAACGCGGACGGCACGCTGCGCAGCGCGAACCTGGAACGCCCCGACCGGCTGGGCGAGAACCTCCAGCGGACCGAGGGCGCCCGGCGATACCCGAACTTCTACTACCTGCAGGGGGTGGAGAAGGAACTGCTGCCCCTGATCGGCCGCAAGGCCCTGTACGGCGGCGGGAAGATCTACACCGGCATGAGCGCCCAGGCGCAGGCGGCCGCCGAGCAGGCCAGCCGCGACGCCCGCCTGCCCGACGGCGCCACCCTGGGCGCCGCGCTGGTCCGCCCGGACAGCGGCGAGGTGCTGGCCCTGGTCGGGCAGAAACTCACGGACGCCCGACCCAGCGACTGGAACAACGCCACCCAGGCCAGACGCCAAGTGGGCAGCAGCGTCAAGCCGCTGCTGTACGCCCTGGCGCTCGAGAAGGGCTGGAAGCAGAGCGACACCGTCCTCGACGCGCCCATCCAGGGTGACTACCAGCCCATGAACTACAACCGCCGCTGGACCGGGCGGTACGTCACGATGCGCTACTCGCTGGACCACAGCCTGAACCTCCCCACCGTGCGGATCGGGCAGGAACTGGGCATTCCCACCTTTGAGGCGAAACTGCGCGACCTGGGCCTCACGCCCCCCGCGAACGCCGGGCTGTCCCTGACCATCGGCACGCTGGAAGCCAGCCCGCTGCAGATGGCGTCCGCGTACGCGACCTTCGCCAACGGCGGCCTGTACTACGCGCCCACCCTGGTCCGCAAGGTCGAGGACGCGCGCGGCAAGGTCATCTACACCCGCGCCGCCCCCACCCCGAAACGCGTCTGGGACGCCCGCGCCGCGTGGCTGGGCCTGGACATGCTGCGCGGCGTCGTCAACGACCTGACGGCGTCCCAGGGGGGCCTCGCCACGCGCGCCCTGATTCCCGGCTGGCCGGTCGGCGGCAAGACCGGCACCACCAACGACATCAAGGACCTCTGGTTCGCGGGCGTCACCCCTACCGTCGCCGGGGCCGTCTGGGTCGGGAAGCAGGAGGGCGGAGCGCTGCCCGGCTGGGCGTACAGCGGCGAGATCCCCACGCCCGTGTGGCAGCAGGCCGTGGCGGGTGCGCTGGCCGGGCAGCCCGAGGCCGCCTTCCGGCAGCCGGACGGGGTCACGTACCGCGTCGTGCGCAACGTGAACATGGCCTTCCGCACCGAGGAGGCCGACAACGACCCCGTCGCCCGCGACGGCAGCGGCAGCAACAGCGGGTTCTTCGGCCGCCGCCGCCAGCCCGCCCCGACCGTGCAGCCCAGCCCGGCGCCCGACCCGGACCCCGCGCCCGTCCCCACCGAGGAGGTCGCGGTCCCCGAACCCACCCCCGAGGCGACCCCCGAGCCCACGCCGGTAGACGCCATTCCCGCCACGCCACCCGAACCGCAGGTGCAGCCCGACCCCACCCCCGCGCCGGAGCCCGTCACGCCCGACACCGCGCCGGACGTCCCGGTGCAGAACCCCCCAGAGCCGCTGCCCACCGAACCCGACCCGAACGCCATCCCGGACCAGAACCCCGGCGATCAGAGCGAGACCCCCGCCGACCCGACCATCCCGGACGGGCAGGACACCACCGAACCCATCAATGAGATTCCCCCGCTGAACTGA
- the ttcA gene encoding tRNA 2-thiocytidine(32) synthetase TtcA, whose amino-acid sequence MTQTAPTSATDPRLFQTIVKGVGQAIGDYRMIEGGDRVMVCLSGGKDSYTLLDVLLHLQKKAPIDFEIVAVNLDQGQPGFPKDVLPRYLTQLGVRFDILTEDTYSVVKDKTPEGKTTCALCSRLRRGILYAHARRIGATKIALGHHRDDILETLFMNLFFGARLKAMPPKLQSDDGTNVVIRPLAYVAEADIIRYAQARQFPIIPCNLCGSQENLQRKVVGEMLEGWEREHPGRLTNIARALTRVTPSHLMDRDLFDFASLSVTPAEGDRGFDPDEYPQREFLSGVQELDMLG is encoded by the coding sequence ATGACCCAGACTGCCCCCACCTCTGCCACCGACCCCCGCCTCTTCCAGACGATCGTGAAGGGGGTGGGACAGGCCATCGGCGACTACCGCATGATCGAAGGCGGTGACCGCGTGATGGTCTGCCTGTCCGGCGGGAAGGACAGCTACACGCTGCTGGACGTCCTGCTGCACCTCCAGAAGAAGGCGCCCATCGACTTTGAGATCGTCGCCGTGAACCTCGACCAGGGCCAGCCGGGCTTCCCGAAGGACGTCCTGCCCCGCTACCTGACGCAGCTGGGCGTGCGCTTCGACATCCTCACCGAGGACACGTACAGCGTCGTCAAGGACAAAACACCGGAAGGCAAGACCACCTGCGCGCTGTGCAGCCGCCTGCGCCGCGGCATCCTGTACGCCCACGCCCGCAGGATCGGCGCGACGAAGATCGCGCTGGGCCACCACCGCGACGACATCCTGGAAACGCTGTTCATGAACCTGTTCTTCGGCGCGCGCCTGAAGGCCATGCCCCCCAAACTCCAGAGCGACGACGGCACGAACGTCGTCATCCGCCCCCTGGCCTACGTCGCGGAGGCCGACATCATCCGCTACGCGCAGGCGCGCCAGTTCCCGATCATTCCCTGCAACCTCTGCGGCAGCCAGGAAAACCTCCAGCGCAAGGTCGTGGGCGAGATGCTGGAAGGCTGGGAGCGGGAACACCCGGGCCGCCTGACGAACATCGCCCGCGCCCTGACCCGCGTCACCCCCAGCCACCTGATGGACCGCGACCTGTTCGACTTCGCCTCCCTGAGTGTCACGCCCGCCGAGGGCGACCGCGGCTTCGACCCGGACGAGTACCCGCAGCGCGAGTTCCTGAGCGGCGTGCAGGAACTCGACATGCTCGGCTGA
- a CDS encoding HAD family hydrolase encodes MRPDQPAPLHFLAFDFDGTLTDFVAADIHALDTLRRAACPDVPPAEFEDRAVDEIMAFHARVEAGLADPLRQDAERLGRTLAAYGVTLTEEHLGVYTRALVAATVPMPGAAELLRDLRGAGVRLALLSNTYDGPAQRARVQACLPDVFEVVVISGEVGALKPDPLPFRVTLNALGLPAGAGAYVGDSPEHDVHGALAAGLPAWHVHAHPRVRERALAGGAALSVAGLADLPRPS; translated from the coding sequence GTGCGTCCCGACCAGCCCGCCCCCCTGCACTTCCTGGCCTTCGATTTCGACGGCACCCTGACGGATTTCGTCGCGGCTGACATTCACGCGCTGGACACGCTGCGGCGCGCGGCGTGCCCGGATGTGCCGCCAGCAGAGTTCGAGGACCGGGCGGTGGACGAGATCATGGCCTTCCACGCGCGGGTGGAGGCCGGACTGGCCGACCCGCTGCGGCAGGACGCCGAGCGGCTGGGGCGGACGCTCGCGGCGTACGGCGTGACGCTGACGGAGGAGCACCTGGGCGTGTACACGCGGGCGCTGGTGGCGGCGACGGTGCCCATGCCGGGCGCGGCGGAGTTGCTGCGTGACCTGCGGGGGGCCGGGGTGCGGCTGGCGCTGCTGTCCAACACGTACGACGGCCCGGCGCAGCGGGCGCGGGTGCAGGCCTGCCTCCCCGACGTGTTCGAGGTGGTCGTCATCTCGGGTGAGGTGGGGGCGCTGAAACCCGATCCCCTGCCCTTCCGGGTGACGCTGAACGCCCTGGGTCTGCCGGCCGGGGCAGGCGCGTACGTGGGGGACAGTCCGGAGCATGACGTGCATGGCGCACTCGCGGCGGGGCTGCCCGCGTGGCACGTCCACGCGCACCCGCGTGTGCGGGAGCGGGCGCTGGCGGGCGGCGCGGCGCTCAGCGTGGCGGGTCTGGCCGACCTGCCCCGGCCCTCATGA
- a CDS encoding LysE family translocator, with product MPDLPTLLTFSVAALALIVIPGPSVLYIVARSLHQGRRAGLVSALGVQTGGLVHVLAATLGVSALVLSSALLFSVLKWAGAAYLLVLGLRTLRAPTPDALTVTVPDAPPLTRIYRQGAVVNALNPKTALFFLAFLPQFVHPGHGPVWAQTLTLGLVFLGLATLSDGAYALLAGSLGRRWQGSRTFARRQQQVSGGVYLALGVGTALIPHGS from the coding sequence ATGCCTGACCTGCCCACCCTGCTCACCTTCAGCGTCGCGGCGCTGGCCCTGATCGTCATTCCCGGCCCCAGCGTGCTGTACATCGTGGCGCGTAGCCTCCACCAGGGACGGCGCGCCGGACTGGTCTCCGCGCTGGGCGTGCAGACCGGCGGACTGGTGCATGTCCTGGCCGCCACGCTGGGCGTCTCCGCGCTCGTGCTGTCCAGCGCCCTGCTGTTCAGCGTCCTGAAATGGGCGGGGGCCGCGTACCTGCTCGTGCTGGGCCTCCGCACCCTGCGCGCCCCCACCCCGGACGCCCTGACGGTCACCGTGCCGGACGCGCCGCCCCTGACGCGGATCTACCGGCAAGGGGCCGTCGTGAACGCCCTGAACCCCAAGACGGCGCTGTTCTTCCTGGCGTTCCTGCCGCAGTTCGTGCACCCCGGTCACGGGCCCGTGTGGGCGCAGACCCTCACGCTGGGACTGGTGTTCCTGGGCCTCGCCACCCTGAGTGACGGCGCGTACGCCCTGCTGGCCGGCAGCCTGGGGCGGCGCTGGCAGGGAAGCCGCACCTTCGCCCGGCGGCAGCAGCAGGTGTCCGGCGGGGTGTACCTCGCGCTGGGCGTGGGCACCGCCCTGATCCCCCACGGGTCATGA
- a CDS encoding acetyl-CoA carboxylase carboxyltransferase subunit alpha, translated as MTAPIDTLKELEARVRDLEVTAQKTGQNLDAALNPLRAEVDRLRAAQPKSAPTRWERVQLARAQGRPTALDYVDRLCTEFTELHGDRRYGDDPALIGGPARWQGVPVMLLLQQKGRDTKSKIKRRFGSANPEGYRKAVRLMDLADKFGLPVVALVDTQGAYPGLEAEERGQGWAIAESIRRMLNLRVPVVNVVIGEGGSGGALAIGVGNRVLIQENAWYSVISPEGAASIIWKDASKAPLAAEALRLTAPDLLKLGIVEEVIPEPAGGAHQNADEAARAVGEAVTRHLRELAAQDAATLKTDRAARFRRLGAYTETP; from the coding sequence GTGACTGCCCCCATCGACACCCTGAAGGAACTCGAGGCCCGCGTGCGTGACCTTGAGGTGACCGCGCAGAAGACCGGGCAGAACCTCGACGCCGCCCTGAACCCCCTGCGCGCCGAGGTGGACCGCCTGCGCGCCGCGCAGCCCAAGTCCGCCCCGACCCGCTGGGAGCGCGTGCAACTGGCCCGCGCGCAGGGCCGCCCCACCGCGCTGGACTACGTGGACCGCCTGTGCACCGAGTTCACCGAACTGCACGGCGACCGCCGCTACGGCGACGACCCCGCCCTGATCGGCGGCCCCGCCCGCTGGCAGGGCGTGCCCGTCATGCTGCTGCTGCAGCAGAAGGGCCGTGACACCAAGAGCAAGATCAAACGCCGCTTCGGCAGCGCCAACCCCGAGGGCTACCGCAAGGCCGTGCGCCTGATGGACCTCGCCGACAAGTTCGGGCTGCCCGTCGTGGCCCTCGTGGACACCCAGGGCGCCTACCCCGGCCTGGAAGCCGAGGAACGCGGCCAGGGCTGGGCCATCGCCGAGAGCATCCGCCGCATGTTGAACCTGCGCGTGCCGGTCGTGAACGTCGTCATCGGCGAGGGCGGCTCCGGCGGCGCGCTCGCCATCGGCGTGGGCAACCGCGTCCTGATCCAGGAGAACGCGTGGTACTCCGTGATCTCCCCGGAAGGTGCGGCGAGCATCATCTGGAAGGACGCCAGCAAGGCCCCCCTGGCCGCCGAGGCGCTGCGCCTGACCGCCCCGGACCTCCTGAAGCTCGGCATTGTCGAGGAAGTCATTCCCGAACCCGCAGGCGGCGCGCACCAGAACGCCGACGAGGCCGCCCGCGCCGTCGGCGAGGCCGTGACCCGTCACCTGCGGGAACTCGCCGCGCAGGACGCCGCGACCCTGAAGACCGACCGGGCCGCGCGCTTCCGCCGCCTGGGCGCCTACACCGAAACGCCCTGA
- the accD gene encoding acetyl-CoA carboxylase, carboxyltransferase subunit beta encodes MALDRFFRRRRPQQQPGTDVPDLWTQCPACKEGVYNRDLEAGAYVCPKCGHHIRLDAAQRVQVLLDEGSFTQLSGRVKPTDALNFQDTEAYTERLRRAQKKTGRPDAILTGTGTILDVPVTLAVMDFAFSGGSMGSVVGEEIARAAEHAAAHDTPLIIVTASGGARMQESALSLMQMAKTTVALEGLTERGLPYVSLLTDPTTGGVTASFATIADVIIAEPGALIGFAGPRVIQQTIRQNLPEGFQRAEFLLEHGMVDAVVDRREQRAYLASLLGLLTRREVTA; translated from the coding sequence ATGGCCCTTGACCGTTTTTTCCGCCGCCGTCGCCCCCAGCAGCAGCCGGGCACGGACGTGCCTGACCTGTGGACCCAGTGCCCCGCCTGCAAGGAAGGGGTGTACAACCGCGACCTCGAAGCGGGCGCCTACGTGTGCCCCAAGTGCGGGCACCACATCCGCCTCGACGCCGCTCAGCGCGTGCAGGTGCTGCTCGACGAGGGCAGCTTCACGCAGCTGTCCGGTCGCGTGAAGCCCACCGACGCCCTGAACTTCCAGGACACCGAGGCCTACACCGAGCGCCTGCGCCGCGCCCAGAAGAAGACGGGTCGCCCCGACGCGATCCTGACCGGCACCGGCACCATCCTGGACGTGCCGGTCACGCTGGCCGTCATGGACTTCGCCTTTTCCGGGGGCAGCATGGGCAGCGTCGTGGGTGAGGAGATCGCCCGCGCCGCCGAGCACGCCGCCGCGCATGACACGCCCCTGATCATCGTGACCGCCAGTGGCGGGGCGCGCATGCAGGAAAGTGCCCTGTCCCTGATGCAGATGGCCAAGACCACCGTCGCCCTGGAGGGCCTGACCGAGCGGGGCCTGCCGTACGTCAGCCTGCTCACCGACCCCACCACGGGCGGCGTGACCGCCAGCTTCGCGACCATCGCGGACGTGATCATCGCCGAGCCCGGCGCGCTGATCGGCTTCGCGGGCCCGCGCGTGATCCAGCAGACCATCCGCCAGAACCTCCCCGAGGGCTTCCAGCGCGCCGAATTCCTGCTGGAGCACGGCATGGTGGACGCCGTCGTGGACCGCCGCGAGCAGCGCGCGTACCTCGCGTCCCTGCTGGGCCTGCTGACCCGCCGCGAGGTGACCGCGTGA
- the cutA gene encoding divalent-cation tolerance protein CutA: MSLVVMVTLPPERALDLARTLVAEHLAGCVNIIPGLQSVYRWQGEVAEDPESLLLIKTSGEQYPELEARIKAVHPYEVPEIIALQYDRALPEFQAWLRDALTSPQR; encoded by the coding sequence GTGTCACTTGTCGTCATGGTCACCCTCCCCCCCGAGCGGGCTCTTGACCTGGCCCGCACCCTCGTCGCCGAGCATCTGGCCGGTTGCGTGAACATCATTCCCGGCCTGCAGAGCGTGTACCGCTGGCAGGGCGAGGTCGCCGAGGATCCCGAGAGCCTGCTGCTGATCAAGACCAGCGGCGAGCAGTACCCCGAACTGGAGGCGCGCATCAAGGCCGTGCACCCCTACGAGGTGCCCGAGATCATCGCCCTGCAGTACGACCGCGCCCTGCCGGAATTCCAGGCGTGGCTGCGTGACG